From Haloglomus litoreum, the proteins below share one genomic window:
- the glpB gene encoding glycerol-3-phosphate dehydrogenase subunit GlpB — MAITSDVLVVGGGLAGVTAALAAAREGVDVRLVSHKQSTLSQASGLVDALGYVPAVRADGGTAGARDDPASPATDDDPTRTPTAGRTGVRDRPDPEGPLVDPFDAIDRLPAGHPYRLVGADALREGLALFDDVVDGYRGGHTDRNALVPTFGGTVKPTARYPASVAAGLASDDRPMLVVGFRSLTEFDARQVAARLEAAGVPFPVAGVEVAFPAAFRDDARVTRFARSLDLDESIDGTPARRALAAAVEPHLDAVADGAARVGFPAFLGDDEAPAVRADLAGHLGADVFEVPMGPPSLPGLRLADRLYDALDDAGVRYETGVPVVGYEATDEGHVEALLVDRKGTEVPYAADAVVLATGGLVGKGIDSDREGVREPVLGCHVPHPEERYEWYVDDAFGDQPYARFGVHADERLRPLDADGAVQFPNVRVAGATLGGADVAREKSASGVSLATGLAAGRDAAVEVAR, encoded by the coding sequence ATGGCCATAACCAGCGACGTGCTGGTCGTGGGCGGCGGGCTCGCCGGCGTCACGGCGGCGCTCGCGGCCGCCCGCGAGGGCGTCGACGTGCGGCTCGTCTCGCACAAACAGTCGACGCTGTCGCAGGCCTCGGGGCTCGTCGACGCGCTGGGCTACGTCCCGGCCGTCCGGGCCGACGGCGGGACGGCAGGGGCCAGGGACGACCCAGCGTCCCCCGCGACCGACGACGACCCGACGAGGACCCCGACGGCCGGTCGGACCGGCGTCCGGGACCGCCCGGACCCGGAGGGCCCGCTCGTCGACCCGTTCGACGCCATCGACCGGCTCCCGGCGGGCCATCCCTACCGGCTGGTCGGCGCGGACGCGCTCCGCGAGGGCCTCGCCCTGTTCGACGACGTCGTCGACGGCTACCGGGGTGGGCACACCGACCGGAACGCCCTGGTCCCCACGTTCGGCGGGACCGTGAAGCCGACCGCGCGCTACCCGGCGTCGGTCGCCGCCGGACTCGCCAGCGACGACCGCCCGATGCTGGTGGTCGGCTTCCGCTCGCTCACCGAGTTCGACGCCCGGCAGGTCGCCGCTCGACTCGAAGCGGCGGGGGTGCCGTTCCCCGTCGCAGGGGTCGAGGTCGCCTTCCCGGCCGCCTTCCGCGACGACGCCCGCGTGACCCGGTTCGCCCGGTCGCTGGACCTCGACGAGTCCATCGACGGGACCCCCGCCCGGCGGGCGCTGGCGGCGGCCGTCGAGCCCCACCTCGATGCCGTGGCGGACGGGGCCGCCCGCGTGGGGTTCCCGGCGTTCCTCGGCGACGATGAGGCCCCCGCGGTTCGCGCCGACCTCGCGGGCCACCTCGGCGCCGACGTGTTCGAGGTCCCGATGGGGCCGCCGAGCCTCCCCGGCCTGCGCCTGGCCGACCGGCTGTACGACGCGCTCGACGACGCTGGCGTCCGGTACGAGACTGGGGTCCCGGTCGTGGGCTACGAGGCCACGGACGAGGGCCACGTCGAGGCCCTCCTCGTCGACCGGAAGGGGACGGAGGTCCCGTACGCGGCCGACGCGGTCGTCCTCGCGACCGGCGGGCTGGTCGGGAAGGGCATCGATTCGGACCGCGAGGGCGTCCGCGAGCCCGTCCTGGGCTGTCACGTGCCGCATCCCGAGGAGCGCTACGAGTGGTACGTCGACGACGCGTTCGGTGACCAGCCGTACGCCCGGTTCGGGGTCCACGCGGACGAGCGGCTCCGGCCGCTCGATGCGGATGGCGCGGTGCAGTTCCCCAACGTCCGCGTCGCGGGGGCGACGCTGGGCGGGGCCGACGTGGCCCGCGAGAAATCAGCCAGCGGCGTCTCCCTCGCGACCGGCCTCGCCGCCGGCCGCGACGCGGCGGTGGAGGTGGCACGATGA
- a CDS encoding anaerobic glycerol-3-phosphate dehydrogenase subunit C — MTGPDDTDDSEEQRDDRPDSPPRDDPGSGPGVPRLGRDEQPAVYGPDYQFEPPDGLDESVVTEAAHPTADGPPAMTSGATRTDGGASTAGGDLDPANYDAVDVFDTGDLDLRDGSDSCYKCSTCDTSCPVAEVDDSFPGPKFQGPEQWRLKRKEDADIDPSITDCSNCMRCDSACPSSVPLSQMHNEARGEYVEEQMEKLSTEYVRNRILSNYRFFAAIASRTPRLANFVTGLSVTQWAGEKLLGITGEREFPDFAEETFREWWRKRGGAQVENPDRRVAYFHGCYSNYNTPEVGKAMVRVYEAFGYEVMVPPQKCSGTPMFANGMLADARRHAETNVEELVAAIGEGADVIASCTSCSLSLRQEYPELFDLHGIEDVADHTFEALEYLRIHEDLDGALADAELDGESFAYHAPCHARNQGLARQARETFADVDGVTVEDVGDSCSGISGTYGWKAEKYETSMKIGAEMFEHMEDAEGDVGMTECPTCAMQMAHGTGYEIRHPLQLLESALVE, encoded by the coding sequence ATGACAGGACCCGACGACACCGACGACTCCGAGGAGCAGCGTGACGACCGACCGGACTCGCCGCCCCGGGACGACCCCGGCTCCGGTCCCGGTGTCCCGCGCCTCGGGCGCGACGAACAGCCCGCCGTCTACGGGCCGGACTACCAGTTCGAGCCGCCCGACGGCCTCGACGAGTCGGTGGTGACGGAGGCCGCGCATCCGACGGCCGACGGGCCCCCCGCGATGACCTCCGGCGCCACGAGGACCGACGGCGGGGCCTCCACGGCCGGTGGGGACCTCGACCCCGCGAACTACGACGCCGTCGACGTGTTCGACACGGGCGACCTGGACCTTCGCGACGGTTCGGACTCGTGCTACAAGTGCAGCACCTGCGACACCTCCTGCCCGGTCGCGGAGGTGGACGACTCCTTCCCGGGGCCGAAGTTCCAGGGGCCCGAGCAGTGGCGGCTCAAGCGCAAGGAGGACGCCGACATCGACCCCTCCATCACCGACTGCTCGAACTGTATGCGCTGTGACTCGGCGTGTCCGTCCTCGGTGCCGCTGTCGCAGATGCACAACGAGGCCCGCGGCGAGTACGTTGAGGAGCAGATGGAGAAGCTCTCGACGGAGTACGTCCGCAACCGCATCCTCTCGAACTACCGCTTCTTCGCCGCCATCGCGAGCAGGACGCCGCGGCTCGCCAACTTCGTCACCGGGCTCTCGGTCACGCAGTGGGCCGGCGAGAAGCTGCTCGGTATCACGGGCGAGCGGGAGTTCCCGGACTTCGCCGAGGAGACGTTCCGCGAGTGGTGGCGCAAGAGGGGCGGCGCGCAGGTCGAGAACCCTGACAGGCGCGTGGCCTACTTCCACGGCTGCTACTCGAACTACAACACGCCCGAGGTGGGCAAGGCGATGGTCCGGGTCTACGAGGCGTTCGGCTACGAGGTCATGGTCCCGCCCCAGAAGTGCTCCGGGACACCGATGTTCGCCAACGGGATGCTGGCCGACGCACGCCGGCACGCCGAGACCAACGTCGAGGAACTCGTCGCCGCCATCGGCGAGGGGGCCGACGTCATCGCCTCCTGCACGTCGTGTTCGCTCTCGCTCCGGCAGGAGTACCCGGAGCTGTTCGACCTCCACGGCATCGAGGACGTGGCCGACCACACGTTCGAGGCGCTGGAGTACCTCCGCATCCACGAGGACCTGGACGGTGCGCTCGCCGACGCCGAACTGGACGGCGAGTCGTTCGCCTACCACGCGCCCTGTCACGCCCGGAACCAGGGGCTCGCCCGGCAGGCCCGCGAGACGTTCGCCGACGTGGACGGGGTCACCGTCGAGGACGTCGGCGACTCCTGCTCGGGCATCTCCGGGACGTACGGCTGGAAGGCGGAGAAGTACGAGACCTCGATGAAGATCGGTGCGGAGATGTTCGAGCACATGGAGGACGCGGAGGGTGACGTGGGGATGACGGAGTGTCCCACCTGCGCGATGCAGATGGCACACGGCACCGGCTACGAGATCCGGCACCCGCTCCAGCTGCTGGAGTCGGCGCTGGTCGAGTGA
- the ppc gene encoding phosphoenolpyruvate carboxylase — translation MSLHGRDVEQDVRELSTLLGDVLAEQTSPDALATVERVRTSAIAYRRENAEPRSAVRAELEGLDPETAETVARAFSTYFELVNLAEERERVRAIREGSESGSLADSITGAVERFAERGVDAATVEQVLSDVLIEPTFTAHPTEARRKTVKAKLRSVADHIEALDEQRLTRRERDRIDRQLEAEVTSLWQTPQIRDRRPEVTDEALNVQWYLENTLFDVVGEVYDELERALAEHYPSLDVPKLFEFRSWAGSDRDGNPHVTPEVTTETLDRQRAVVLSRYRDELKRLSGILSQDRRGLTLDGAFADRLAADEERLPEVASAARERYPNEPYRQKLKLMRERLERVGDVRPGGYGDADELLADVESIAASLRANGAGAVASAVVDPLVRQVDTFGFTLASLDLRDHRKNHTETVAAVFDRAGVDYAGRDEAERVETLTEAILQSEPVVDPADHDDYEGTPGRVLRRFDRLADWQREYGVDAIDTYCISMTEEPSHVLEVLFLADQAGVVDLPGHCGLDIAPLLETESALSGARRIMGTLFENEAYAAALDARGDRQEVMLGYSDSNKENGFLAANWSLHRNQKRLATITDDHDIELRLFHGRGGSISRGGGPMNEALLALPTETVTGQVKFTEQGEAIAEKYANPDIARRNLEQMLNAQLRARHRALTGDGHGTPERWHEPVATAADAAREAYRDLLETDGFVAYFERATPIPVIEDLNLGSRPASRSGERAVEDLRAIPWVFSWTQARCILPGWYGLGTGLQAYLDEGGDLGTLQELYEEWPFFRTTLDNAALSLARTDLPTAAEYADLAGEHRDEFFPRIEAEYDRCVDLLLDITGRDGLSPRPWIERNLDRRNPYVDPLNLLQVRLLATEDRTDAEERALRLTVKGIAAGMKSTG, via the coding sequence ATGTCACTGCACGGACGGGACGTCGAGCAGGACGTCCGCGAGTTGAGCACGCTCCTCGGTGACGTGCTGGCCGAGCAGACCTCCCCCGACGCGCTGGCGACGGTCGAGCGCGTCCGCACCAGCGCCATCGCCTACCGCCGCGAGAACGCCGAGCCACGGTCGGCGGTCCGGGCCGAGCTGGAGGGGCTCGACCCCGAGACGGCCGAGACCGTCGCGCGGGCGTTCAGCACCTACTTCGAGCTGGTCAACCTCGCCGAGGAGCGCGAGCGGGTCCGGGCCATCCGCGAGGGGAGCGAGTCCGGCTCGCTGGCCGACAGCATCACCGGCGCCGTCGAGCGATTCGCCGAGCGCGGCGTCGACGCCGCGACCGTCGAGCAGGTGCTCTCGGACGTGCTCATCGAGCCGACGTTCACCGCCCACCCGACCGAGGCCCGGCGGAAGACGGTGAAGGCGAAGCTCCGGTCCGTCGCAGACCACATCGAAGCGCTCGACGAGCAGCGGCTCACCCGGCGCGAGCGCGACCGCATCGACCGGCAGCTGGAGGCCGAGGTGACGAGCCTCTGGCAGACCCCACAGATCCGGGACCGCCGCCCCGAGGTGACCGACGAGGCGCTCAACGTCCAGTGGTACCTGGAGAACACGCTGTTCGACGTGGTCGGCGAGGTGTACGACGAACTGGAGCGGGCGCTCGCCGAGCACTACCCGTCGCTGGACGTGCCGAAGCTGTTCGAGTTCCGCTCGTGGGCCGGGAGCGACCGCGACGGCAACCCGCACGTCACGCCGGAGGTGACCACGGAGACGCTGGACCGCCAGCGCGCGGTCGTGCTCTCGCGCTACCGCGACGAGCTGAAGCGCCTCTCGGGCATCCTCAGCCAGGACCGCCGCGGGCTGACCCTCGACGGCGCGTTCGCCGACCGGCTCGCGGCCGACGAGGAGCGGCTGCCCGAGGTCGCCAGCGCGGCCCGCGAGCGGTACCCGAACGAACCCTACCGGCAGAAGCTGAAGCTGATGCGCGAGCGCCTCGAACGGGTCGGCGATGTCCGGCCGGGCGGGTACGGGGACGCCGACGAACTGCTGGCCGATGTCGAGAGCATCGCGGCCAGCCTGCGTGCGAACGGCGCCGGGGCGGTCGCGTCGGCGGTCGTCGACCCGCTCGTCCGGCAGGTCGACACCTTCGGGTTCACCCTCGCGAGCCTCGACCTCCGGGACCACCGGAAGAACCACACCGAGACCGTCGCGGCCGTCTTCGACCGCGCCGGCGTCGACTACGCCGGACGGGACGAGGCCGAGCGCGTCGAGACGCTGACCGAGGCCATCCTGCAGTCCGAGCCCGTCGTCGACCCCGCCGACCACGACGACTACGAGGGGACGCCCGGGCGGGTGCTCCGCCGGTTCGACCGACTGGCCGACTGGCAGCGCGAGTACGGCGTCGACGCCATCGACACCTACTGCATCAGCATGACCGAGGAGCCGAGCCACGTCCTCGAGGTGCTGTTCCTCGCCGACCAGGCCGGCGTCGTCGACCTGCCGGGACACTGCGGACTGGACATCGCGCCCCTGCTGGAGACGGAGTCGGCGCTGTCGGGGGCCCGGCGCATCATGGGGACGCTGTTCGAGAACGAGGCGTACGCAGCCGCGCTCGACGCGCGCGGCGACCGCCAGGAGGTGATGCTGGGCTACTCGGACTCCAACAAGGAGAACGGCTTCCTCGCGGCCAACTGGTCGCTCCACCGGAACCAGAAGCGACTCGCCACCATCACGGACGACCACGACATCGAGTTGCGGCTGTTCCACGGGCGCGGCGGCTCCATCTCGCGGGGCGGCGGCCCCATGAACGAGGCGCTGCTGGCGCTCCCGACCGAGACGGTGACGGGCCAGGTCAAGTTCACCGAACAGGGCGAGGCCATCGCCGAGAAGTACGCCAACCCGGATATCGCCCGGCGGAACCTCGAACAGATGCTGAACGCCCAGCTCCGGGCACGCCATCGCGCCCTGACCGGGGACGGACACGGGACACCCGAGCGATGGCACGAGCCGGTCGCGACCGCCGCCGACGCCGCCCGCGAGGCGTACCGCGACCTGCTGGAGACCGACGGCTTCGTGGCCTACTTCGAGCGTGCGACGCCCATCCCCGTCATCGAGGACCTCAACCTGGGGTCGCGGCCCGCCTCGCGCTCGGGCGAGCGCGCCGTCGAGGACCTCCGGGCCATCCCGTGGGTGTTCTCCTGGACCCAGGCCCGCTGCATCCTCCCGGGCTGGTACGGCCTCGGCACCGGCCTGCAGGCCTACCTCGACGAGGGGGGCGACCTCGGGACGCTGCAGGAGCTGTACGAGGAGTGGCCGTTCTTCCGGACGACACTCGACAACGCGGCGCTGTCGCTGGCCCGCACCGACCTGCCGACCGCCGCCGAGTACGCCGACCTCGCGGGCGAGCACCGCGACGAGTTCTTCCCGCGCATCGAGGCCGAGTACGACCGCTGCGTCGACCTGCTGCTCGACATCACCGGCCGGGATGGGCTGTCGCCGCGCCCCTGGATCGAACGGAACCTCGACCGCCGGAACCCGTACGTCGATCCGCTCAACCTCCTGCAGGTCCGCCTGCTCGCGACCGAGGACCGGACCGACGCCGAGGAGCGGGCGCTCCGGCTGACGGTCAAGGGCATCGCCGCCGGGATGAAGTCGACGGGGTAG
- the trmB gene encoding HTH-type sugar sensing transcriptional regulator TrmB, with amino-acid sequence MTSDDLQRGLEEVAATFDFGEYETEAYLAVLQHGQLTASEIAEKTDIPQPRVYDTVRSLAEIGLVELQESRPIKVLAVDPEEAFDDIQTSLSTLVGSLSERYRAPARDAEAVSLIKSRQTILRYLEEVVSGAEYELVLSLTPDLLARFEDELVERRDAGVSIDLLLAPASEVPDPDEYDYGRVATTARARRGVTTPVVAVADGTSSVYTTREALQSGDSRYGVIFNRSELGFLVSGFLNTVVWTSATTLAEGGEDRPFPRRYASIRRCAEDLEDGPDEPAALFATVRGRDVETGERRTAAGAIVDVSLGPNRGTAALTLDTDDGLVDVGGQVAALEDIEAYELVIGREEPPPLE; translated from the coding sequence ATGACCAGTGACGACCTCCAGCGGGGGCTCGAGGAGGTGGCCGCCACGTTCGACTTCGGCGAGTACGAGACCGAGGCGTACCTCGCCGTCCTCCAGCACGGCCAGCTGACGGCCTCGGAGATCGCCGAGAAGACGGACATCCCCCAGCCCCGGGTGTACGACACGGTCCGGAGCCTCGCGGAGATCGGGCTCGTCGAGCTGCAGGAGTCCAGACCCATCAAGGTGCTCGCGGTCGACCCGGAGGAGGCGTTCGACGACATCCAGACGAGCCTGTCGACGCTGGTCGGCTCGCTCTCCGAGCGGTATCGGGCCCCCGCCCGGGACGCGGAGGCCGTCTCGCTCATCAAGTCCCGGCAGACCATCCTCCGGTACCTCGAGGAGGTCGTCTCCGGCGCGGAGTACGAGCTCGTCCTGTCGCTGACGCCGGACCTGCTGGCCCGGTTCGAGGACGAGCTGGTCGAGCGCCGGGATGCCGGGGTGAGCATCGACCTGCTGCTGGCGCCCGCCAGCGAGGTGCCCGACCCCGACGAGTACGACTACGGCCGCGTCGCGACGACCGCCCGCGCGCGCCGGGGCGTCACGACCCCGGTCGTCGCGGTCGCCGACGGGACCAGCTCCGTCTACACGACCCGCGAGGCGCTACAGAGTGGGGACAGCCGCTACGGCGTCATCTTCAACCGCTCGGAGCTGGGGTTCCTGGTGTCGGGCTTCCTCAACACGGTCGTCTGGACCTCCGCGACGACGCTGGCCGAGGGCGGCGAGGACCGGCCGTTCCCGCGACGCTACGCCTCCATCCGGCGGTGTGCGGAGGACCTCGAGGACGGCCCCGACGAGCCGGCGGCGCTGTTCGCGACCGTCCGGGGGCGCGATGTCGAGACCGGCGAGCGCCGGACCGCCGCGGGCGCCATCGTCGACGTCTCGCTCGGGCCGAACCGCGGGACGGCCGCGCTGACCCTCGACACCGACGACGGGCTGGTCGACGTCGGCGGCCAGGTCGCCGCGCTGGAGGACATCGAAGCGTACGAACTCGTCATCGGCCGGGAGGAACCGCCGCCGCTGGAGTAG
- the gfcR gene encoding transcriptional regulator GfcR produces MKNVDDLIEGAQELSERGFSKGKIADELNVSRETASWLVERGSATTATTTEPTGGPHDIHVDWSAVGRDSARLAYVSQAMADLLSKQGKDVDLTVGVEKAGAPLATVVARELDTDIAAYAPRKHQWEEGDIEELQGSFSRNFADIRDRECYVVDDTITSGTTMRETIEAIRERGGEPVACVVLVDKKGVEEVEGVPVYSLIQAIRVGNSE; encoded by the coding sequence ATGAAGAACGTTGACGACCTCATCGAGGGGGCACAGGAGCTGTCCGAGCGCGGCTTCTCGAAGGGGAAGATCGCGGACGAGCTGAACGTCTCCCGGGAGACGGCGAGCTGGCTCGTCGAGCGGGGGAGCGCGACCACGGCCACGACCACGGAGCCGACCGGCGGCCCCCACGACATCCACGTCGACTGGAGCGCGGTCGGTCGCGATTCGGCCCGGTTGGCGTACGTCAGCCAGGCGATGGCGGACCTGCTCTCGAAGCAGGGCAAGGACGTCGACCTCACCGTCGGTGTCGAGAAGGCCGGCGCGCCGCTGGCGACCGTCGTCGCCCGCGAGCTCGACACGGACATCGCGGCGTACGCCCCCCGCAAGCACCAGTGGGAGGAGGGCGACATCGAGGAGCTGCAGGGGAGCTTCTCCCGGAACTTCGCCGACATCCGCGACCGCGAGTGCTACGTCGTCGACGACACCATCACCAGCGGCACGACGATGCGCGAGACCATCGAGGCCATCCGCGAGCGCGGCGGCGAGCCGGTCGCCTGCGTCGTCCTCGTCGACAAGAAGGGCGTCGAGGAGGTCGAGGGCGTCCCGGTCTACTCGCTCATCCAGGCCATCCGCGTCGGCAACAGCGAGTAG